The following coding sequences are from one Luteolibacter yonseiensis window:
- a CDS encoding helix-turn-helix domain-containing protein, which yields MSLTFVVQLSDDDLEKIANRVAAKIRAGKADTYSVKEAAKVLGVSIKTVNRRIQAKLYPRVPNMRSVRIPAAFIDRLVEPNTDA from the coding sequence ATGTCACTCACTTTCGTAGTCCAACTCTCCGACGACGATCTGGAAAAGATCGCCAACAGGGTCGCCGCCAAGATCCGCGCGGGCAAGGCCGACACCTACTCGGTGAAGGAGGCCGCGAAAGTCCTCGGTGTCAGCATCAAGACCGTGAACCGACGCATCCAGGCCAAACTTTATCCTCGGGTGCCGAACATGCGCAGCGTCCGCATCCCCGCCGCCTTCATCGACCGCCTCGTCGAGCCAAACACTGATGCCTGA
- a CDS encoding TonB-dependent receptor — MTQTTLEKAQELNLDPMVYGTFAEIGAGQETTNHFFRASGTAGMVAKTISAYDMTMSDAIYGQAERYVSAARLSSMIEHEYAILLERLAPKRGENTTFFSFCNTVRARGWQDNGECHGWLGIRFQMKPGDPPSDVVLHVRLLDVRTIDQMEALGVVGVNLIHSVFRHRGHLQKFVESLVDNLVPGRVEVDLLKFTGHGYGFFDNRLCALQLVESGLTDATMFLPSGEVVQPAEALYRHPVLLLRGSFDPVMKVHLKMLEQARDGFVNSLSDTDRVSAIELCEISMHNLLRGRGVDPVDFLDRADALQSLGKTVLLSRCAEFHRIAAFLHRYTNKPVGIILSIGLLNELFKPKWSEKLAGGLLESFGRLFKEGVTLHVFPWKNRRNGELVTADTFRAPEDSVHLYRHFLANGRIQSIPCEDDFVLSYTGRDVCRMINAKDEDWHKLVPEVAWTMAERHAKLRE, encoded by the coding sequence ATGACACAAACGACACTGGAAAAAGCGCAGGAACTGAACCTGGACCCCATGGTTTACGGCACCTTCGCTGAAATCGGCGCTGGGCAGGAAACCACGAATCACTTCTTCCGCGCGTCAGGCACGGCGGGAATGGTGGCGAAGACCATCTCCGCCTACGACATGACGATGAGCGACGCCATCTACGGCCAGGCGGAGCGTTATGTCTCCGCCGCGAGGCTCTCCTCGATGATCGAGCACGAATATGCCATCCTGTTGGAGCGACTGGCTCCGAAACGTGGTGAAAACACGACATTCTTCTCCTTCTGCAACACCGTGCGCGCCCGCGGCTGGCAGGACAATGGCGAGTGCCACGGCTGGCTCGGCATCCGTTTCCAGATGAAACCGGGTGATCCGCCTTCCGACGTGGTGCTCCACGTCAGATTGCTGGATGTCAGAACCATCGACCAGATGGAAGCGCTCGGCGTCGTCGGGGTGAATCTGATCCATTCCGTATTCCGTCACCGCGGTCATTTGCAGAAATTCGTCGAATCCCTGGTGGACAATCTCGTCCCGGGGCGGGTGGAAGTGGACCTGCTGAAATTCACCGGCCACGGATACGGCTTTTTCGACAACCGGCTCTGCGCCCTGCAACTGGTGGAAAGCGGTCTGACGGATGCGACCATGTTCCTGCCGAGCGGCGAGGTCGTGCAACCCGCCGAAGCGCTTTACCGCCACCCCGTCCTGCTGCTTCGCGGCAGTTTCGATCCGGTGATGAAGGTGCATCTCAAGATGTTGGAACAGGCGCGCGACGGGTTCGTGAACTCCCTCAGCGATACCGACCGCGTCTCTGCCATCGAGTTGTGCGAGATCTCCATGCACAACCTGCTGCGTGGCCGCGGGGTGGATCCCGTGGATTTCCTCGACCGTGCGGACGCGCTGCAATCGTTGGGCAAAACCGTGCTGCTGTCGCGCTGCGCGGAGTTCCACCGCATCGCCGCATTCCTGCACCGCTATACCAACAAGCCCGTGGGTATCATCCTCAGCATCGGGCTGCTGAACGAGCTTTTCAAACCGAAGTGGTCGGAAAAGCTGGCCGGGGGCTTGTTGGAGTCGTTCGGGCGGTTGTTCAAGGAGGGGGTGACGCTGCACGTTTTCCCGTGGAAAAACCGTCGCAACGGGGAGTTGGTCACCGCGGATACATTCCGTGCGCCGGAGGACAGCGTGCACCTCTACCGCCACTTCCTCGCGAACGGGCGCATCCAGTCGATTCCGTGCGAGGACGATTTCGTCCTTTCCTACACCGGGCGCGATGTTTGCCGGATGATCAATGCCAAGGACGAGGACTGGCACAAGCTCGTGCCCGAGGTCGCATGGACCATGGCCGAGCGCCACGCCAAATTACGCGAATGA
- a CDS encoding beta strand repeat-containing protein: MKPKNRLKFSSPKANRALPRLAHGAGSGVVLCFAGLSMLSGQAIAGDATWNVIANAFTRDWNANANWTPNTTFPNGVGEIATMDTKNITGGVTQNIVNLNVPITVGQLLLGDTNNTAFYSIRAGTAGSLIFDNTGTTNAVLTDSATAGTSTTNPDNITANIVLNDSIDITTNSTNNTFTITGNISEGEAGKSVTKKGAGILAFQLGVGGANSYTGTTTIENGTLRLTGASSAGAATSAIALGNATSIASNLNVTLRINGATVLARDVTVGASDAVTTGLYTIDTDNGASAAGVSGNIALNQNLMISGATSGGFAISGNITSNTANTRTLTFGGSANTVTASGVIGGGLGTIDLVKVGAGTTRLTGTNTYTGTTTVNGGILAIWGAGTLNAGSYAGNIANAGSFRYESSAAQTLSGVISGAGGLVKNGTGTLTLTGANEYTGGTAVTSGIVIARHNNAFGASGQVTQTSRTGAVHLEGGISIPSSITFLTSNDGTTVGAVGYSINNASGDNTINGTIRMTSGGGGTVIQSTSGTLTLAGEISSDSPRSLTLQGASSNDNTVSGVISNGTTGLTGVTKAGTGTWVLTAANTYTGETLVSAGTLLVNGSLGETAVNVNGGTLGGTGTIAGSVTVGAATYSPGASPGSLEIADNLTLGSGTITSIELGGTDFTLNGTEQYDRTKLTGASSVLTLAGTLAVSMFGGFTIDDYQAFGIFQLESGASLTGAFDGLAEGALVGTFGGKGLFITYQGDFGDSGPVAITGGNDVVLYSIPEPGSAGLAGLAALMFLRRRRR, translated from the coding sequence ATGAAACCCAAAAACCGTTTGAAATTCTCATCGCCCAAAGCAAACCGGGCTTTACCCAGGCTGGCCCATGGCGCCGGCTCGGGTGTCGTCCTGTGCTTCGCCGGACTGTCCATGCTGTCAGGCCAGGCTATTGCAGGGGACGCGACCTGGAACGTCATCGCCAACGCGTTCACCCGCGATTGGAATGCCAATGCCAACTGGACTCCGAACACGACCTTTCCCAATGGAGTCGGTGAGATCGCAACGATGGATACCAAGAACATCACCGGAGGGGTGACACAGAACATCGTGAACCTGAACGTGCCGATCACCGTCGGGCAGCTTCTGCTCGGGGACACGAACAACACCGCTTTCTATTCGATCCGTGCAGGCACGGCGGGATCGCTGATCTTCGACAACACCGGCACCACGAACGCGGTCCTCACCGACAGCGCGACCGCTGGCACCAGCACGACCAATCCGGACAATATCACGGCGAACATTGTTCTGAATGATTCCATCGATATCACCACGAATTCCACGAACAACACCTTCACCATCACCGGGAACATCTCGGAAGGAGAAGCAGGGAAATCCGTGACGAAAAAGGGAGCCGGCATCCTCGCGTTCCAATTGGGCGTGGGAGGGGCGAACTCCTACACCGGAACGACCACCATTGAGAATGGAACCCTGAGACTGACGGGAGCCTCCTCGGCGGGTGCCGCCACCTCGGCCATCGCCTTGGGGAATGCGACATCCATCGCTTCCAATCTGAATGTGACCCTCCGGATCAATGGCGCGACCGTTCTCGCACGTGATGTCACCGTAGGCGCGAGCGATGCCGTCACTACCGGCCTTTACACGATCGACACCGACAACGGCGCCAGCGCCGCAGGCGTTTCCGGGAATATCGCGCTGAACCAGAACCTGATGATTTCCGGTGCCACGAGCGGAGGATTCGCCATTTCCGGGAATATCACATCAAACACGGCCAATACGCGGACGCTGACTTTCGGCGGGAGCGCCAACACGGTCACCGCTTCCGGCGTGATTGGCGGGGGGCTCGGAACCATCGACCTCGTCAAGGTGGGGGCGGGAACCACGAGGCTCACCGGGACGAACACCTACACGGGAACCACCACGGTCAATGGTGGCATTCTCGCCATCTGGGGAGCGGGAACCCTGAATGCGGGCAGCTACGCCGGAAACATCGCGAACGCCGGCTCATTCAGATACGAAAGCTCCGCCGCCCAGACTCTTTCGGGAGTCATCAGCGGCGCGGGTGGCCTTGTGAAAAACGGCACCGGCACGCTGACCCTCACCGGAGCCAACGAATATACGGGAGGCACTGCGGTGACCTCCGGCATCGTCATCGCGCGGCATAACAATGCGTTCGGCGCGAGCGGCCAGGTAACACAGACCTCCCGGACAGGTGCCGTTCATTTGGAAGGTGGGATTTCGATTCCATCTTCCATCACCTTCCTGACAAGCAACGATGGCACGACCGTCGGTGCCGTCGGTTATTCGATCAACAACGCCAGCGGCGACAACACCATCAACGGAACCATCAGAATGACAAGCGGTGGCGGAGGAACGGTCATCCAGTCCACCAGTGGAACCCTGACGCTGGCCGGGGAGATCTCCAGTGATTCGCCACGCTCCCTCACACTCCAAGGTGCCTCCTCCAACGACAACACCGTCAGCGGGGTCATTTCCAATGGAACAACAGGCTTGACCGGGGTGACGAAAGCAGGGACCGGGACCTGGGTGCTCACGGCTGCCAATACCTATACCGGCGAGACCCTCGTGAGCGCGGGGACCTTGTTGGTCAATGGTTCGCTGGGCGAGACCGCGGTGAACGTCAATGGTGGCACCTTGGGCGGTACCGGCACGATTGCCGGTTCGGTGACCGTAGGGGCTGCGACCTACTCGCCGGGCGCAAGTCCCGGGTCGCTGGAAATCGCCGACAATCTCACCCTTGGTTCCGGGACCATCACCAGTATCGAGCTTGGCGGCACCGACTTCACCCTGAATGGAACGGAGCAGTACGACCGCACGAAGCTGACCGGCGCTTCTTCAGTTCTCACCTTGGCTGGCACTCTGGCGGTCAGCATGTTCGGCGGCTTCACGATTGACGACTACCAGGCGTTCGGAATTTTCCAACTGGAATCCGGAGCAAGCCTGACCGGCGCATTCGATGGTCTGGCCGAAGGTGCGCTGGTGGGCACATTCGGAGGCAAGGGACTGTTCATCACCTATCAGGGCGATTTTGGTGATTCCGGCCCTGTCGCCATCACCGGAGGGAATGACGTGGTTCTCTACAGCATTCCCGAGCCGGGCTCGGCCGGGCTCGCGGGACTTGCCGCGCTGATGTTCCTACGCCGCCGTCGCCGCTGA
- a CDS encoding TetR family transcriptional regulator, whose amino-acid sequence MARKTKEDTLKTVVKILDAAEVVLVDKGVANTTISLIAEKAGVSKGAVYGHYKDKVDICVAVCMRGLETTREITSISPGETYLETLYRWGMNYLRTVGESASVKNVLEILYMKCEKSSEYQSIQDVRILWERRAFRSTQQLIRKAASAGEIPANTEVDLCNIYLHSLIEGIMGTLWWTERLPETDRWAQVERMIRAGIKTIQDSDHFTK is encoded by the coding sequence ATGGCCCGCAAAACCAAAGAAGACACCCTCAAGACCGTCGTGAAAATCCTGGACGCCGCCGAAGTGGTTCTGGTGGACAAGGGTGTCGCGAACACCACCATCAGCCTCATCGCGGAGAAGGCCGGAGTCTCCAAGGGCGCCGTCTACGGCCACTACAAGGACAAGGTGGACATCTGCGTCGCAGTCTGCATGCGGGGCTTGGAAACCACGCGTGAGATCACCTCGATTTCGCCCGGGGAAACCTATTTGGAAACCCTCTATCGCTGGGGGATGAACTACCTCCGCACCGTGGGCGAATCCGCATCCGTGAAAAACGTCCTCGAGATCCTTTACATGAAGTGCGAGAAGAGCAGCGAGTACCAGTCCATCCAGGATGTCCGCATCCTTTGGGAAAGACGTGCGTTCAGATCCACGCAACAGCTGATCCGCAAGGCCGCCTCAGCGGGGGAGATCCCGGCGAACACGGAGGTGGACCTCTGCAACATCTACCTCCATTCGCTCATCGAAGGCATCATGGGCACGCTATGGTGGACCGAACGCCTGCCTGAGACAGACCGCTGGGCGCAGGTGGAAAGGATGATCCGTGCGGGCATCAAAACGATTCAGGATTCCGACCATTTCACGAAGTGA
- the purC gene encoding phosphoribosylaminoimidazolesuccinocarboxamide synthase: MTPLYEGKAKRLWATENPDTLRMEFKNDATAFNGEKKAQFEDKGRLNNEISTLIYGFLEEAGVPTHFVRKIDDTNVEVKKVTILMVEVIIRNISAGSYCKRTGTEEGKVFSQPIIEFSYKSDELGDPLINDDYIREMGLATPEDLAHLRASALKVNAILIDFFAKAGLKLVDFKLEFGRLVSDPSVIVLADEISPDGCRLWDLKTGEKMDKDRFRRDLGGVMEAYQEVLGRLKSNS, encoded by the coding sequence ATGACACCGCTTTACGAAGGAAAGGCCAAGCGCCTCTGGGCAACCGAAAATCCGGACACCCTGCGCATGGAGTTCAAGAACGACGCCACCGCCTTCAACGGTGAGAAAAAGGCGCAGTTCGAAGACAAGGGCCGCCTCAACAACGAGATCAGCACCCTCATTTACGGATTTCTCGAAGAAGCGGGCGTGCCCACCCACTTCGTCCGCAAGATCGACGACACGAACGTCGAGGTGAAAAAAGTCACCATCCTGATGGTGGAGGTCATCATCCGCAACATTTCCGCAGGCAGCTACTGCAAGCGCACCGGTACGGAAGAGGGCAAGGTGTTCTCCCAGCCGATCATCGAGTTTTCCTACAAATCCGACGAACTCGGCGACCCTCTCATCAACGACGACTACATCCGGGAGATGGGCCTCGCCACCCCGGAAGACCTCGCACACCTGCGCGCTTCCGCGCTGAAGGTGAACGCCATTCTCATCGACTTCTTCGCCAAAGCCGGTCTCAAGCTCGTCGATTTCAAACTCGAGTTCGGCCGCCTCGTCTCGGATCCATCCGTCATCGTCCTCGCTGACGAGATCAGCCCCGACGGCTGCCGCCTGTGGGACCTCAAGACCGGCGAGAAAATGGACAAGGACCGCTTCCGCCGCGACCTCGGCGGCGTGATGGAGGCGTATCAGGAAGTTCTCGGACGCCTGAAATCCAACAGCTGA
- a CDS encoding tyrosine-type recombinase/integrase, which translates to MSDWTQVGENLVRHRAGTIYLRAKVEGKVKRVSLGTSDLRIAKIKRDDLLAGMRAAAVLQPNAAHVRTIGDVLAVVAERITTQPQLQPRTILFYRDILKVLKETLPVAVHARSWTAGEAGKWWMRMAKQYHAQRANNLLGVAKRVGKAIVELGLRLDDPTAGLKRMKVTEKDLHIPSKETVEMVIEDVRAQRKAHSEEAGNYIEFLAYAGCRHGQAVALQWEDITKDWIRFKSGVSGTKGADTRRLPISPPLRAILDKMRPENATGPVFKLKTPKVALANACERLQIPHLRVHDLRHFFATWALECGVDVPTVSKWLGHKDGGALVLKTYFHGRDDHGLASAAKLGLSS; encoded by the coding sequence ATGAGCGATTGGACGCAAGTCGGGGAGAATTTGGTGAGGCACCGGGCCGGAACGATCTATCTACGGGCCAAGGTGGAAGGCAAGGTCAAACGGGTGTCCTTGGGAACTTCCGACCTGCGGATCGCCAAGATCAAACGCGATGACCTGCTCGCCGGGATGCGGGCCGCCGCGGTGCTCCAGCCGAACGCCGCCCATGTCAGGACGATCGGTGATGTTCTTGCCGTCGTGGCAGAGCGGATCACCACTCAGCCCCAGCTCCAACCACGCACGATCCTATTCTACCGCGACATTCTGAAGGTCCTGAAGGAAACCCTTCCGGTGGCCGTGCACGCGAGATCCTGGACAGCGGGAGAGGCCGGAAAGTGGTGGATGAGGATGGCGAAGCAGTATCACGCGCAGCGGGCGAACAACCTGCTCGGGGTGGCCAAGCGGGTGGGCAAGGCGATCGTCGAACTGGGTTTGCGGCTGGACGATCCCACGGCGGGCCTGAAACGGATGAAAGTGACGGAAAAGGACCTTCATATCCCGTCGAAGGAAACCGTGGAGATGGTCATCGAGGACGTTCGGGCCCAGAGGAAGGCGCACTCGGAGGAGGCGGGCAACTACATCGAATTTTTGGCCTATGCCGGATGCCGGCACGGGCAGGCGGTTGCTCTCCAATGGGAGGACATCACCAAGGACTGGATCCGGTTCAAATCGGGAGTTTCCGGGACGAAGGGCGCCGACACGCGGAGGCTTCCCATCTCGCCGCCGCTGCGGGCCATTCTGGACAAGATGCGACCCGAGAACGCCACCGGGCCGGTGTTCAAGCTGAAGACACCCAAAGTCGCACTGGCAAACGCGTGCGAACGCCTGCAGATCCCCCACCTCCGCGTGCATGACCTGCGGCACTTCTTCGCCACATGGGCGCTGGAGTGCGGCGTGGACGTGCCGACGGTGTCGAAATGGCTCGGGCATAAGGATGGCGGCGCGCTGGTCCTGAAAACCTACTTCCACGGCCGCGATGACCACGGACTGGCGAGTGCGGCCAAGCTTGGGCTCAGTTCTTGA
- a CDS encoding SulP family inorganic anion transporter, which translates to MFSNLFQKKRGSWKDDALAGLTTALALVPGSIAFAFVAGVPPISGLYAGFILCLITAAFGGRPGMISSAAGSLAVVMVALVSEGNRRGGEGAGFEYLLLAVILMGVIQIVIGVLKLGRLIRLVPHPVMMGFVNGLAIVVFLSQLKMFREREGAVVGDWLAGSALGTMLGLVALTMAIVYVLPRFTKKVPSSLAAIVVVSIIGAFGLTTQTVGDLSSVRGALPMPHLPNVPLTWETFRFVAPYAVIFALVGLIETLMTLQLIDELTESRGKGNREALALGAANIVAGAFKGMGGCALVGESLINIGSGGRGRMSGVFAALALLAFILVGAPLIDRIPIAALTGVMFVVVIATFEWSSFKTIGKVPLSDVLVIIAVTGITVWHDLAVAVISGVILSALVFAWKSAKHVRLSLVGESADQRIYRLEGLLYFGSVQDFAKQFNPAGDPARVVLDFHHARVCDMSGLEAIKALASRYAKLGKTLELRHLSPDCKRMLERAGDLLEITVAEDDPLYLVARL; encoded by the coding sequence ATGTTTTCCAACTTATTTCAAAAGAAGCGCGGCAGTTGGAAGGACGACGCGCTGGCCGGCCTGACGACGGCGCTCGCGTTGGTTCCCGGCTCGATCGCATTCGCATTCGTAGCGGGCGTGCCGCCGATTTCCGGACTGTATGCGGGCTTCATCCTGTGCCTCATCACCGCTGCATTCGGCGGACGCCCGGGCATGATTTCCTCGGCGGCGGGCTCGCTCGCGGTGGTGATGGTGGCGCTGGTTTCGGAAGGCAACCGCCGCGGCGGAGAAGGCGCGGGCTTCGAGTATCTGTTGCTGGCGGTGATCCTCATGGGGGTGATTCAGATCGTCATCGGCGTGTTGAAACTCGGCCGTTTGATCCGCCTGGTGCCACACCCCGTGATGATGGGGTTTGTGAATGGACTGGCGATCGTCGTGTTCCTATCGCAATTGAAAATGTTCCGGGAACGCGAAGGCGCGGTGGTGGGAGACTGGCTTGCGGGTTCCGCACTGGGAACGATGCTGGGGCTGGTGGCGCTCACGATGGCGATCGTCTATGTGCTTCCTCGCTTCACGAAGAAGGTTCCTTCGTCACTGGCGGCCATCGTGGTCGTGAGCATCATCGGCGCGTTCGGCCTGACGACCCAGACGGTGGGCGATCTCTCCAGCGTACGGGGTGCGTTACCCATGCCCCACCTGCCAAATGTGCCGCTGACGTGGGAGACATTCCGATTTGTCGCCCCATATGCGGTGATCTTCGCGCTGGTGGGATTGATCGAAACCCTGATGACCCTGCAGCTCATCGATGAACTGACCGAGAGCCGGGGCAAGGGAAACCGCGAGGCTCTGGCGCTCGGTGCGGCGAACATTGTGGCGGGAGCTTTTAAGGGCATGGGCGGCTGTGCCCTTGTGGGCGAGAGTCTGATCAACATCGGCTCCGGCGGGCGGGGACGCATGTCGGGTGTTTTCGCGGCGCTCGCGTTGCTGGCTTTCATTCTGGTTGGCGCACCGTTGATTGACCGCATCCCGATCGCGGCCCTTACGGGAGTGATGTTCGTGGTGGTCATCGCGACGTTCGAGTGGTCGAGTTTCAAAACCATCGGGAAGGTGCCGCTGTCGGATGTGTTGGTGATCATCGCCGTCACCGGCATCACCGTGTGGCACGATCTCGCGGTGGCGGTGATCAGCGGGGTGATCTTGAGCGCGCTGGTGTTCGCATGGAAGAGTGCGAAGCATGTTCGTCTTTCACTGGTCGGCGAATCGGCGGATCAGAGGATCTATCGTCTCGAAGGACTGCTTTATTTCGGCTCGGTCCAGGACTTCGCGAAGCAATTCAATCCGGCGGGTGATCCTGCCAGGGTTGTGTTGGATTTCCATCACGCGCGGGTCTGCGACATGTCCGGGCTGGAGGCGATCAAGGCGCTGGCGAGCCGCTATGCCAAGCTGGGAAAAACACTGGAACTGCGTCATCTGTCGCCCGACTGTAAAAGGATGCTGGAGCGGGCGGGGGACTTGCTGGAAATCACCGTGGCGGAGGATGATCCGCTCTATCTGGTCGCCCGGCTGTAA
- a CDS encoding S24 family peptidase: protein MHPTKEEIKEWLKRESHSREWLGEQCGGTKRRTVDNWLSSPQEIPDGMLTLIARLMADDAAAAAARDKSESTDLERFSVELTTEEFDHINSAASSRQLLVRQWALEVLKEAARRDMEAVSAKEKVMEVPLRMAPSGENVSAFPEVPLFHAAAGEPFSADCDTHIPTRAYGPGRFAVQLHGDSMSPKYPDCSIVVLRERNSLKKPVLKKGEIYLFDINGEKTLKIYASRVAKKKEIEQGHSYVSQADGKTKVRILKALNPAFPEIVVTEELTWLGWLDKTDN, encoded by the coding sequence ATGCATCCCACCAAAGAGGAGATTAAAGAGTGGCTCAAACGAGAGAGTCATAGTCGTGAATGGTTGGGCGAACAGTGCGGTGGCACCAAGCGGAGGACTGTAGATAACTGGCTCTCCAGCCCTCAGGAAATTCCGGATGGAATGCTAACCTTGATCGCGCGTCTTATGGCTGATGATGCAGCCGCTGCTGCGGCGCGCGATAAGTCGGAATCCACTGATCTGGAACGATTTAGTGTAGAGCTAACAACGGAGGAATTCGATCACATCAACTCGGCAGCAAGCTCCCGTCAGCTCTTGGTGAGGCAGTGGGCGTTAGAGGTTTTGAAGGAGGCTGCTCGGCGCGATATGGAGGCGGTTTCCGCGAAAGAGAAGGTAATGGAAGTGCCTCTGCGGATGGCACCTTCTGGCGAGAACGTCAGTGCATTCCCCGAGGTCCCACTGTTCCACGCCGCCGCCGGTGAGCCTTTCTCTGCAGATTGCGACACGCATATTCCGACCCGCGCGTATGGCCCCGGCCGGTTTGCCGTCCAACTCCACGGCGACAGCATGAGCCCCAAGTATCCTGACTGTTCGATCGTCGTTCTCCGTGAACGGAACAGCCTCAAGAAGCCCGTCCTCAAGAAGGGCGAGATCTACCTCTTCGACATCAACGGTGAGAAGACTCTGAAGATTTACGCATCACGTGTCGCGAAAAAGAAGGAGATCGAGCAGGGGCATTCCTACGTGTCTCAGGCAGACGGAAAAACGAAGGTCCGGATTTTGAAGGCTCTCAATCCAGCATTCCCGGAGATTGTGGTGACGGAGGAGCTGACTTGGCTGGGATGGCTTGATAAGACCGACAACTGA
- a CDS encoding ImmA/IrrE family metallo-endopeptidase, producing MYSKCDIEEKARKEIVRADVEGIVPVPLDRIARALGYEPYKFEGSGDVSGLVDYENKRIYINGNESPQRQRFTLAHEIGHAVLHPGQRIVDYRRNIDAPNTPVEREANQFASELIMPRERFKSAWRERGGNVYRVAAYFGVSHAAASIRAKDLGMELP from the coding sequence ATGTATTCGAAATGCGACATTGAGGAGAAGGCGCGCAAGGAGATTGTGCGTGCCGATGTCGAGGGTATCGTTCCGGTTCCCTTGGACCGGATTGCCCGTGCGCTCGGGTATGAACCATACAAGTTCGAAGGCAGCGGAGACGTCAGCGGCCTCGTGGACTACGAAAACAAACGGATTTACATCAACGGGAACGAGTCTCCACAGCGTCAGCGATTCACCCTCGCGCATGAAATCGGCCACGCTGTTTTGCATCCAGGTCAGCGGATCGTGGATTACCGTAGGAACATCGATGCACCGAATACTCCGGTCGAGCGGGAAGCTAACCAGTTCGCATCGGAACTGATAATGCCCCGGGAACGATTTAAATCTGCATGGAGGGAACGCGGGGGCAACGTTTACCGGGTCGCCGCATACTTCGGCGTTTCTCATGCCGCCGCTAGTATTCGAGCAAAGGATCTCGGAATGGAACTTCCATGA
- a CDS encoding class I SAM-dependent methyltransferase — MQQEKITAIFDQQAATYDEKWGRLAPINGALHLLTGSVLSGLPTSARILCVGAGTGAEILYLARKFPDWQFTAVEPSAAMLEVFRCRAEEAGIASRCVFHCGYLDSLPQDGSFDAATSFLVSQFILDRTDRAGFFHGIADRLRPEGILVSSDLAGDISGTGDRPGLLEVWLKVMRGSGTIVDPGEIQQMREAYTRDVAVLLPREVGEIIALGGFDSPLLFFQAGMIHAWHAKRSHGQTDS; from the coding sequence ATGCAACAAGAAAAAATCACCGCGATCTTCGATCAGCAGGCGGCGACGTATGACGAGAAGTGGGGGCGGCTGGCACCGATCAACGGCGCGTTGCATCTGCTCACCGGTTCAGTGCTCTCCGGACTTCCCACGTCGGCACGGATCCTGTGCGTGGGGGCGGGAACGGGGGCTGAGATCCTTTATCTGGCCAGGAAGTTTCCCGATTGGCAATTCACCGCGGTCGAACCCTCCGCGGCGATGCTGGAGGTTTTCCGGTGCAGGGCGGAGGAGGCGGGGATCGCTTCACGCTGTGTCTTCCACTGCGGCTATCTCGATTCGCTTCCGCAGGATGGGTCGTTCGACGCCGCAACCTCCTTTCTGGTTTCACAATTCATCCTGGACCGCACGGACCGTGCCGGTTTTTTCCACGGCATTGCCGACAGACTTCGTCCGGAGGGTATCCTCGTCAGTTCCGATCTCGCGGGTGACATTTCCGGCACGGGCGACCGGCCGGGCTTGCTTGAGGTTTGGCTGAAGGTGATGAGAGGGAGCGGGACGATCGTGGATCCGGGGGAAATCCAACAAATGCGCGAAGCCTATACCCGGGACGTGGCGGTCCTGCTGCCTCGTGAGGTAGGAGAAATCATCGCGCTCGGCGGCTTTGATTCTCCGCTGCTTTTCTTCCAAGCCGGGATGATCCACGCTTGGCATGCCAAAAGATCTCACGGGCAAACCGATTCCTGA